The DNA segment ctaaaaatataaaattacttTCTTACCCTTTAATGGATTTTCGTCCAACTTTACAATTTTTCTGTTATtgttacaaaaaatatgcaTGTTAGAAGTATATTTGCATTGCAATTAGTCTGATATAATCCccactttgaataaaaaaacactGCAATGACCATACATACCAGAGCATCTGATAACAAAGGCGAGTGATACTGAAACATCGACCCGTTTCCCAGACTGGGTAAGAATGACTGTAACTCGAAGGTCTGTGTCATCTTCATGCATTGGCACCGGAAGCACTATTAGGTGTTGCATTCTTCTTTGAACGTCTTTGAGAGGGAGAAGCTGCCGTCCACGATGGAAAACGATGGAAAAGGTGAAAACGTATAAGTGTTCATTTTCAAAGATGATAAAGACAAAGCGTTTCAATACAAACACAGGctaaagtaaaacaaaacaaatacctTTTCATCCACAGCATCGACACCTCGGTATGATGTCACACTGACATCCCCTGCCTTGGAGACGATACTGATGGGTATAGATGGATGGGCCTTGTGGTAACACtgcttcttctcctcctcttgtATTTCCTGTTGAGCCAAAagcgaaatcggatgtaaaaaatcAGATCTATTAGATCCAAAATGCTGCATTGTAATTTCACTAACATTTGAAGATGAGGGAATTTATAGTTGTACAAAATGCACATTTattaaatgataatatattaCTGAAAATTTAAGGAATATGACAACAACGGAGAAGCTAGATGAAATTTAAAAACTAACTTTCGTAGGGCAAAAAATGTAATAGTAGCACACATAAATCGGATGATTGGTTCCATGTACAAAAGATGTAACTGTTTTTTAACATTTACACCATTCTTTTAAGTACTAAAGTATCCGACAATCCGCACAACGGGTCCATATCAGGGGCcgcagaaggggggggggtggcaggcTTCCGTCCCCTTTCAACATTTGTTTAAAAACCTTCTACAAAAACCTAAAAAATAACCATATAGTAACTGCGATTTTTGAGTGGTCAGCCCCCTTTCCTAACTTCGCCACTTAGAAAAGCGTTCTGCGACCACTGCATATCCTCTGACATCGTCGGACTTGGTATACCTACCACATCCATTCCAGGAATATCGACATGAAGACGAAGGTGGACACCAATCTCCTTTCCTCTTGTTATTCTATCTGGAATATACGGTGTGCATATTAATCGGTGTTTAATCACATGCTGCTCAAGAGGAATAAGAACCCACCACTCAGCACTGTGGTCGATGTACAGCTCAAGGTGTCTCTTGTATACCTTGCAGTATGGTGGCTTGTCTGGAGAGTTGGATGAACTGCTTCTTGAACTTCGTGGCAGATCTGGGTTTGGGGTCATAAAAAATACATTCGCTGTTAACCTCTTTGGTAAAATacagaaacaaacaaatgataaattcaaaacatgaataaaatgtaGTGATAAATCATAAATCGATCCATCAATCAAACTACCTAACTATTAAATCCggatttctttttattacagGACAGTCGATTTCTTAGCCTTTCTAAATAACTTAGCTCGTGTGAAGTTAGTAAAAGTAAAATCAAGTTAGTAAATGTTTATGAAAATTTACCTTAAAAGtcctttcatcattttatggaTCCAAGTTATGTTCAGATATTGTAAAACTTTACCCTAACTATAAACTTACCATTCACCGAATCCCATTCATATGACACAACATCTGGCTTTACTTCGGCTGGGTTGGCAATTAGCGTGGAGTGTGGTATCCTAATCTTAACGGGTTTGAGGAATACCTTGTTTGGAGGATCACATCTGATCCCGTAGCAGGCCACGGATTCATCATCTTGGATGTCTACGCTTGGATGGTCTCGAAGGAGGGTTAGTGTGATCTCTCGTGATTCTCCCTGAAGCAAAGCATTGGGTGGGATGAACATTGACAAGCCATGGTCCTCTTGTCAAATACCCTGGGAGATATTTTCGTCGACTTTGACGCAACTTGCAGTAGATCCAGCTTCTTTTTCAGCTTTGTGTAATAACAGTGagtaagaaatatatatttttaaaacaaatcaagATAGATCTATACGACTCTAGAATAACATTTAAAGCCAAACTTGCCACCCTTAAATAATTGGTGTTATAGACTTCGAATTGCTCAGAAACTTGATATCATGATGGAAAATCGAATGCTGTTTCTGTTTAAAGTGGAGAttcataatatgtatatatatatatatatatatatatatatacatatatatatatttatgtatttaatgaACAAACCCGGCTATGTTATTGAGTACGACCAGAACAGTGTCGCGGACGGTTTGTATTGAAGAGAAGAATAGAAAGGACAAAAATACATCATAGTAAATTTTGCCAACCCgctattgttttatgtacattcgaaaaattgaaagaaagtgTCCGCTCAGTTTTAGTACTCTATTTAAAGAAAGGGTTATTGTATTTCATGTACACAGTagcaaaacaaaattgataaaaaaataaaatttaatatcattttaatatcTTTTTTCCTGTCAGTGGCAGGAATACTTTGATTGATAGCCGTCAAAATTCTGATAATTGTAATGCCTTAAGGCTAATCATGATTATGGTGATAATTGTGCTTTTATCACCATTTGACTACAAACATTTTTAATGGAATTAATGGTCGGTTATTTAAGATTTCATAAAAACATGTGAAACATAAATGTAAGGGATTTCTTACCTCGATAAAACTTTATGTCTTCGAGAGCATTCAATctgaaaaaagtaatatttccCAATATCAATGACAAACTATTGTCATTTTTCATATGAGATATACTTCTCATATGAGAAGTATATCTTTCAATACAGATAAACTTATTCATAAACTCATAAGAGGCTttttatttaactcttagctctttgTGCGctttgagcactctacagagtcacattattattatcattactattattatcattattattaacaatTCCGAGTGCCTAACAAACGTAGTATTCTTCTCGCTCTATTCGATCCGTGTACATGAAATTAAAAGACACTTCGCATagatatcatcattattataattggtTTATTAAGCAATTACCTTTTTACTCTTAGTTAACTTAGaataagatataaaaaaatgataattttttccCCAACATTCACTGATGATGTTTTTTTCCATGTAATATTGGTTTGTCCTAAAAATACGTTCACTGGAAATTTGTTTGTGTGATtctttttaccatgtttacgttTGCCTAAAGCATTTCTTAAATTAATGCTTCATTCGGATTAGAAGGGAAGAAATATACGTGGAGAGACGtgtaatgaggaaaaaaaattgttaattcaattttgtatttctttttaacatttaTCGATTACAGAAATTACAATAGagaaatgttttagaaattaaCAGAACAGTCCTGCTTTTTTATGACAAATTAAAAGATTATTTAGTTTTGAAATAGAGTACATGGGGGATTTGATATAAAATCAGTCATCGAAGATATTTTAAATCTTTTATAGGATTTTTCACGTCTGtgttttgtatatgaattgtgTATAGAACGATTAAATACATGTGTGTACATAAGGTTTTACAAATGAGAATTTAAGTATGAAAACTTACCTTGACAATATCATCTGTCTGACCAATTCATCCTTGGCATAATGGATTGGCAGTCTACCTGACTTGTCTTCCACATCTATCCTGGCTCCGTTGTCAAGGAGATAGAACACTAAGGCTTTGTCAGGAGCAAGTTCTCCACCGTAAAATTCATCAGAAATCTAAAACATGCCAGAAATATGCCCAAAGCTCAAGCCACCAGACATAATGTAGGCTTATATATGTGAACACACTAGATCTCGATTGAGAGAGTACTGAAACATTTTGGCAAAATGTTGCgtcatttgatatattttaatagCTCAAGCGCGctgaattatgatttcattattattactatctaTTTATCAATCATTTTTGGGAAGGGGTGAGTTGGGGAGTCATACCTAATCAGGAGCTGAAGGAAAACTATTATGAGTGTCCATTCTAGAATGACATATAAACAAAAGCTCTTGCACCTTTCCTAGAAAAATCAATCTATAAATaagtatataaataaataaaacatttgcactcacacacacccacatgaATAAAGTTACGTATTTTGGGAAGTTGAGATCAATTACAAGTTTTAGATAGAATTATGGATACCCTGATGGATCAGTCCACAAAAAGCGAAGGCTTGTAATAGAAAACGTTGATTATTATATTaaacaatgaaatttaaaaagctAATCTTACGCTGCCAATATAGAATGTTACTCACATTTCTTAGTGTGTCACTATTTTGTACATTTCTTTCCGTCCTGTCGCAAAGTTTGATTGCTTTATGAAGACACGTCTGACCGTCTGCTGACTGGATATTGAGATCCGCTCCACGATTGACCAAAAACTCAACAAAAAATGTATGACCCTCTTGTATCGCATGATGAAAATAACTGTTGATGACCTGGGCAGAGATCGTTTTCAAAATCTCTTCTTAACCatattgaataatgaaaataatatttcaaggACATTTCTTTTTAGTTTCCAAAACTAGAATCAGGTGGGGAATAAGAATTATACTATTCTACCATCATCATTTGgtgtttgcttttattttttatctgtttGATGCTTTATTTTAAGCTTGACTTCTAATGTTGTGTTCAATGGACATGTCTTGTGTTTGATGATCTAGTTGTGTTTCAATCCTGGTAAAAAAAGGGATTAAGTTTGGTTAGATCGGGTGATTAGAGGTGCTAAATATTAATACTAAAATACTATTAATACTAAAATATTAAACTGTTTATTATGCATCAAAATAGAGAATACGTTATCAGTATAAAGAGCTTACCTCGGATGGGGAACACGTGGCTAGAATCCCAGCGATTTGTTCATACCCAAACCGCAACGACAGTCCTCGGGAGGTCGTTCCGTGGATGCCGTCTAGTTCAAGACGCGCTCCTCGTGCCAATAGAACGGGACCGATATTTGGGCGACAATCCGGCACAGTAGAGAGTACTTTTGCACAACCATCAGCGATTTCCCTGTCGGCTTTAGCTCCTTGACCTATCAGATATTCAATGACTTCAACATGGCTATTCTGGACAGCAAACAGCAGTGAAGTGTGACCATCATTATCTTCTTCATTCACTTCAGCTCTTTGGTTAACTAGATGCATGGTGACATCAAGGTGTCCATTCGCAGCTGCAAGATGTAAAGCAGTCAAGCCAGTCTTATCTCCTCTATTCACTTTAGCTCCTTGACCTATGAGATATTTAGTGATATCTAGATAACCATTCTCACACCCAAAATGTAATGCAGTTCGTCCAGTGTCATGTTGAATATTTACGTCAGCACCTTCACTGATGAGACATTTGGTGATATCATGGTGGCCATTCAGAGCTGCGATGTGCAATGCAGTCCAGCCAGTATTATCACCTTTATTCAAACTAGCTCCTTGACTAACGAGGTATTTGATGATATGAATATGACCACTATTGACTGCACTGTGTAATGCACTCCAATCAGTTCTATCACCTTTATTCACATCTGCACCATGACTGATGAGATATCTAACGACATCAAGATGGCCTTCCTCAACAGCACTGTGTAAAGCAGTCAAACCTGTGTTATCCCCCTTATTCACGTCAGCTCCTTGATTGATGAGGTATTTCATGACATCTAGATGGCCATTCTGCACCGTAAGGTGTAATGCAGTCCTATCACGCTTTCCTGCTTCATTTACCTCAACCCCTTTACTAATAAGGTATGATGTGATATCAATATGTCCATTCTCAGCTGCAATATGTAATGCAGTCTGACCTGTAACCTCCCTTTTGCTCATATAAGCTCCTTTGGTGATGAGATATGTGGCGATTTCAACATGCCCCTTCCTAGCTGCATAatgtaatgcagtccaaccgGTATTGTTCAATCTATTCACTTCACctccttgactgatgagataTTTGATGATATCGAAATGGCCATTGTAAACTGCTATGTGAAATGGAGTACGACTTGTCTTATCCCCTTTATTCACATCAGCTCCATGACTGATAAGATGTTTGGTGgcgtcaagatgaccattctgagcagCAATGTGTAATGCATTTCTACAATCACCATTTCCTTTATTCACATCACctccttgactgatgagatgcttagtgacatcaagatgaccattctgagcagCAATGTATAATGCAGTTCTACCATTATTATCCCCTTTATTCacatcagctccttgactgatgagatgtttGGTGATATCAAGATGGCCTTCATGAGCTGCAATGTGCAATGCAGTTCTACCAATATTATTCCCTTTATCCACATCGGCcccttgactgatgagatgtttGATAATATCAAGATGTCCATTCCGAGTTGCAATGTATAAtgcagtattattattattattcccttTATTCGCTTCAGCTCCTTGAATGATGAGATTTTTGGTGACATCAAGATGTCCATTCTGAGCTGCCACGTGTAATGCGGTCCAACCATCTTTTTGTTCCTTATTTacatcagctccttgactgataaGATGTTCGATGACGTCAATATTACCATTCTGAGCTGCCacgtgtaatgcagtccaaccatctTCCTGCTCTCTATTCacttcagctccttgactgatgagatgtttggtaacatcaagatgaccattcagAGCTGCCAGGAGTAATTTAGTACTACCATTATCATTCCCTTTATTCACATCAGCTCCTTGAATGATAAGATGTTTGGTGACATCAAGATGGCCATTCTGAGCTGCCAAGTGTAATGCAGTCGAACCATCTTTGTGCTCCTTATTCacatcagctccttgactgatgagaAGTTTGGTAACATCAAGATGGCCATTCTGAGCTGCCAGGTGTAATGCACTCAAACCAACTTTTTGCTCCTTAATCACATCAGCTTGTTGACTGATAAGATGTTCgatgacgtcaatatgaccattCTGAGCTGCCACGTGTAATGCAGTCCCACCATCTTTGTGCTCCTTATTCacatcagctccttgactgatgagaAGTTTGGtaacatcaagatgaccattctgagctGCCAGGTGTAATGCAGTAATAACATTATCATCCCCTTTATTCACATCAGCTCCTTGAATGATAAGATGTTTGGTGACATCAAGATGGCCATTCTGAGCTGCCAGGTGTAATGCAGTCGAACCATCTTTGCGTTCCTTATTCacatcagctccttgactgattaGATGTTCAATGACGTCAATATGACTATTATGAGCTGCCACGTGTAATGCAGTCCCACCATCTTTGTGCTCTCTATTCacttcagctccttgactgatgagatgtttggtaacatcaagatgaccattctgagctGCCAGGTGTAATGCAGTAATAACATTATCATACCCTTTATTCACATCAGCTCCTTGAATGATAAGATGTTTGGTGACATCAAGATGGCCATTCTGAGCTGCCAGGTGTAATGCAGTCGAACCATCTTTGCGTTCCTTATTCacatcagctccttgactgatgagatgttcaatgacgtcaatatgaccattctcagctgcaatgtgtaatgcagtccaaccatctTCGTGCTCTCTATTCACTTCAGCATcttgactgatgagatgtttGGTGACATCAAGATGGCCATTCTGAGCTGCCACGTGTAATGCAGTCCCACCATCTTTGTGCTCTCTATTCACTTCAGCTCGttgactgatgagatgtttGGTAACATCAAGATGGCCATTCAAAAATGCCAGGTGTAATGCACTCAAACCATCTTTTTGCTTCTTATTCacatcagctccttgactgataaGATGTTCgatgacgtcaatatgaccattATGAGCTGCCacgtgtaatgcagtccaaccatctTCGTGCTCTCTATTCACTTCAGCATcttgactgatgagatgtttGGTGACATGAAGATGGCCATTCTGAGCTGCAATGTATAATGCAGTTCTACCATAATTATTCCCTTTATCAACATCGGCCCCTTGACTGATAAGATATTTGGTGACATCAAGATGTCCATTCTGAGCTGCAATGTGCAATGCAGTCCAACCGGTATCGTTCCTTCTATTAATTTCAGCcccttgactgatgagatgtttggtgatatcaagatgaccattcagAGCTGCAATGTGCAATGCAGTTTTACCATTATTATTCCCTTTACCCACATCGGCCCCTTCACTGATAAGATATTTGGTTGTATCAAGATGTCCATTCTGAGCTGCAATGTGCAATGCAGTCCAACCGGTATCGTTCCTTCTATTAATTTCAGCcccttgactgatgagatgtttGGTGATATCAAGATGGCCTTTATGAGCTGCAATGTGCAATGCAGTTCTACCATAGTTATTCCCTTTATCAACATCGGCCCCTTGACTGATAAGATATTTGGTGACATCAAGATGTCCATTCTGAGCTGCAATGTGCAATGCAGTCCAACCGGTATCGTTCCTTCTATTAATTTCAGCcccttgactgatgagatgtttggtgatatcaagatgaccattcagAGCTGCAATGTGCAATGCAGTTTTACCATTATTATTCCCTTTACCCACATCGGCCCCTTCACTGATAAGATATTTGGTTgtatcaagatgaccattctgagctGCAATGTGCAATGCAGTCCATCCTCTTTTAAGCTCTCTATTCacatcagctccttgactgatgagatgCTTGGTGACATCAAGATGTCTATTCTGAACTGccatgtgtaatgcagtcctaCCATCTTTTCCCTCTCTATTTacttcagctccttgactgatgagatgtttGGTGATATCAAGATGGCCTTCAAGAGCTGCCATGTGCAATGCAGTTCTACCATTATTATTCCCTTTATCCACATCGGCCCCTTGACTGATAAGATATTTGGTGACATCAAGATGTCCATTCTGAGCTGCAATGTGCAATGCAGTCCAACCGGCATAGTTCCTTCTATTAATTTCAGCcccttgactgatgagatgtttggtgatatcaagatgaccattctgagaTACAATGTGCAATGCAGTTCTACCATTATTATCCCCTTTATTCacatcagctccttgactgatgagatgtttGGTGATATCAAGATGGCCTTCTAGAGCTGCAATGTGCAATGCAGTCCATCCACCTTTACACTCTCTATTCACATAAGCTCCTTGGCTGATGAGATGTTTGGTGATATCAAGATGACTATTCTGAGATGCAATGTGCAATGCAGTTCTACCATTATTATCCCCTTTATTCacatcagctccttgactgatgagatgtttGGTGATATCAAGATGGCCTTCTAGAGCTGCAATGTGCAATGCAGTCCTACCACCTTTGTACTCTCTATTCACATCAGCTCCTTGACTAATAAGATATTTGGTAACATCGAGATGGCCATTCTGAGCTGCAATTTGAAATGCAGTCCCACCACCTTTGTACTCTCTATTCacatcagctccttgactgataaGATGCTTGGTGACATCAAGATGGCCTTCTTGAGCTGCAAAGTTTAATGCAGTCCTACCATCTTTGTACTCTCTATTCacatcagctccttgactgattaGATGTTTGGTGACATCAAGATGGCCATTCTGAGCtgcaatgtgtaatgcagtccaaccatccttttcctctctattcacttcagctccttgactgatgagatgtttggtgacatcaagatgaccattctgagctgcaatgtgtaatgcagtccaaccattatttttctctctattcacttcagctccttgactgatgagatgtttggtgacatcaagatgaccctCCTGAGCtgcaatgtgtaatgcagtattaccattattattccCTTTATTCACTTCAGCTCCTTGAATGATGAGATATTTGGTAACATCAAGATGGCCATTCTGAGCtgcaatgtgtaatgcagtcccaccatctttttcctctctatttacttcagctccttgactgatgagatgtttGGTGACATCAAGATGTCCATTATGAGCTGCCACGTGTAATGCAGTCAAACCATCTTCGTGCTCTCTATTCACTTCAAAtccttgactgatgagatgtttggtaacatcaagatgaccattcagAGCTGCCAGGAGTAATGCAGTCGAACCATCTTTGCGCTCCTTATTCacatcagctccttgactgatgagatgtttggtaacatcaagatgaccattccgAGCTGCCACGTGTAATGCAGTACTACTATTATCATTCCGTTTATTCACATCAGCTCCTTGAATGATGAGATGTTTGGTGACATCAAGATGGCCATTCTGAGCTGCCAAGTGTAATGCAGTCGAACCATCTTTGTGCTCCTTATTCacatcagctccttgactgatgagatgtttggtaacatcaagatgaccattccgAGCTGCCAGGTGTAATGCAGTCGAACCATCCTTGTGCTCTTTATTCacatcagctccttgactgatgagatgtttGGTAACATCAAGATGGCCATTCTGAGCTGCCAGGTGTAATGCACTCAAACCATCTTTTTGCTCTATATTCacatcagctccttgactgataaGGTGTTCgatgacgtcaatatgaccattCTCAGCTGACATGTGCAATGCAGTACCACCATCATAATTTCCTTTATGCACATCAGCTCCTTGATTGATGAGATGTTTGGTAACATCAAGATGACAATTCTTAGCTGCCAGGTGTAATGCAGTATAACCATCTTTGTGCTCTCTATTCACTTCAActccttgactgatgagatgtttgataacatcaagatgaccattctgagctgcaatttctaatgcagtccaaccattatttttctctctattcacctcagccccttgactgatgagatgtttggtgacatcaagatgaccctCCTGAGCtgcaatgtgtaatgcagtaGTACCATTATTATTCCCTTTATTCACTTCAGCTCCTTGAATGATGAGATTTTTGGTGACATCAAGATGTCCATTCTGAGCTGCCacgtgtaatgcagtccaaccatctTCGTGCTCTCTATTCACTTCAActccttgactgatgagatgtttggtaacatcaagatgaccattcagAGCTGCCAGGagtaatgcagtccaaccatctTTGTGCTCCTTATTCacatcagctccttgactgataaGATGTTCgatgacgtcaatatgaccattCTCAGCTGACATGTGCAATGCAGTACCACCATCATAATTTCCTTTATGCACATCAGCTCCTTGATTGATGAGATGTTTGGtaacatcaagatgaccattctgagctGCCAGGTGTAATGCAGTATAACCATCTTTGTGCTCTCTATTCACTTCAActccttgactgatgagatgtttGATAACATCAAGATGACTATTCTGAgctgcaatttctaatgcagtccaaccattatttttctctctattcacatcagccccttgactgatgagatgtttggtgacatcaagatgaccctCCTGAGCTGCAATGTCTAATGCAGTATTACCATCATTATTCCCTTTATTCACTTCAGCTCCTTGAATGATGAGATTTTTGGTGACATCAACATGTCCATTCTGAGCTGCCACGTGTAATGCAGTCGAACCATCTTTGTGCTCCTTATTCacatcagctccttgactgatgagatgtttGGTAACATCAAAATGACCATTCCGAGCTGCCACGTGTAATGCAGTACTACTATTATCATTCCGTTTATTCACATCAGCTCCTTGAATGATAAGATGTTTGGTGACATCAAGATGGCCATTCTGAGCTGCCaagtgtaatgcagtccaaccatctTTGTGCTCCTTATTCacatcagctccttgactgatgacATGTTTGGtaacatcaagatgaccattcagAGCTGCCAGGAGTAATGCAGTCGAACCATCTTTGTGCTCCTTATTCacatcagctccttgactgatgagatgtttGGTAACATCAAGATGGCCATTCTGAGCTGCCAGGTGTAATGCACTCAAACCATCTTTTTGCTCTATATTCacatcagctccttgactgataaGATGTTCgatgacgtcaatatgaccattCTCAGCTGACATGTGCAATGCAGTACCACCATCATAAGTTCCTTTATGCACATCAGCTCCTTGATTGATGAGATGTTTGGtaacatcaagatgaccattctgagctGCCAGGTGTAATGCAGTATAACCATCTTTGTGCTCTCTTTTCACTTCAActccttgactgatgagatgtttgataacatcaagatgaccattcatAGCTGCCAGGagtaatgcagtccaaccatctTCCTGCTCTTTTTTCacttcagctccttgactgatgagatgtttggtaacatcaagatgaccattcagAGCTGCCAGGAGTAATGCAGTCGAACCATCTTTGTGCTCCTTATTCacatcagctccttgactgataaGATGTTCgatgacgtcaatatgaccattCTCAGCTGACATGTGCAATGCAGTACCACCATCATAATTTCCTTTATGCACATCAGCTCCTTGATTGATGAGATGTTTGGtaacatcaagatgaccattctgagctGCCAGGTGTAATGCAGTATAACCATCTTTGTGCTCTCTATTCACTTCAActccttgactgatgagatgtttgataacatcaagatgaccattctgagctgcaatttctaatgcagtccaaccattatttttctctctattcacatcagc comes from the Lytechinus variegatus isolate NC3 chromosome 9, Lvar_3.0, whole genome shotgun sequence genome and includes:
- the LOC121421176 gene encoding uncharacterized protein LOC121421176; this translates as MSAENGHTDVIEHLISQGADVNKEQKDGWTALHLAAQNGHLDVTKHLISQGADVNKEHKDGSTALHLAARNGHLDVTKHLIIQGADVNKEHKYGSTALLLAALNGHLDVTKHLISQGVEVNREHEDGWTALHVAAQNGHLDVTKNLIIQGAEVNKGNNNGADVHKGNYDGGTALHMSAENGHTDVIEHLISQGADVNKERKDGWTALHLAAQNGHLDVTKHLISQGADVNKEHKDGVEVNREHKDGYTALHLAAQNGHLDVTKHLINQGADVHKGNYDGGTALHMSAENGHIDVIEHLISQGADVNKEHKDGAEVKKEQEDGWTALLLAAMNGHLDVIKHLISQGVEVKREHKDGYTALHLAAQNGHLDVTKHLINQGADVHKGTYDGGTALHMSAENGHIDVIEHLISQGADVNIEQKDGLSALHLAAQNGHLDVTKHLISQGADVNKEHKDGSTALLLAALNGHLDVTKHVISQGADVNKEHKDGWTALHLAAQNGHLDVTKHLIIQGADVNKRNDNSSTALHVAARNGHFDVTKHLISQGADVNKEHKDGSTALHVAAQNGHVDVTKNLIIQGAEVNKGNNDGVEVNREHKDGYTALHLAAQNGHLDVTKHLINQGADVHKGNYDGGTALHMSAENGHIDVIEHLISQGADVNKEHKDGWTALLLAALNGHLDVTKHLISQGVEVNREHEDGWTALHVAAQNGHLDVTKNLIIQGAEVNKGNNNGADVHKGNYDGGTALHMSAENGHIDVIEHLISQGADVNIEQKDGLSALHLAAQNGHLDVTKHLISQGADVNKEHKDGSTALHLAARNGHLDVTKHLISQGADVNKEHKDGSTALHLAAQNGHLDVTKHLIIQGADVNKRNDNTQNGHLDVTKHLISQGADVNREYKDGRTALNFAAQEGHLDVTKHLISQGADVNREYKGGGTAFQIAAQNGHLDVTKYLISQGADVNREYKGGRTALHIAALEGHLDITKHLISQGADVNKGDNNGRTALHIASQNSHLDITKHLISQGAYVNRECKGGWTALHIAALEGHLDITKHLISQGADVNKGDNNGRTALHIVSQNGHLDITKHLISQGAEINRRNYAGWTALHIAAQNGHLDVTKYLISQGADVDKGNNNGRTALHMAALEGHLDITKHLISQGAEVNREGKDGRTALHMAVQNRHLDVTKHLISQGADVNRELKRGWTALHIAAQNGHLDTTKYLISEGADVGKGNNNGKTALHIAALNGHLDITKHLISQGAEINRRNDTGWTALHIAAQNGHLDVTKYLISQGADVDKGNNYGRTALHIAAHKGHLDITKHLISQGAEINRRNDTGWTALHIAAQNGHLDTTKYLISEGADVGKGNNNGKTALHIAALNGHLDITKHLISQGAEINRRNDTGWTALHIAAQNGHLDVTKYLISQGADVDKGNNYGRTALYIAAQNGHLHVTKHLISQDAEVNREHEDGWTALHVAAHNGHIDVIEHLISQGADVNKKQKDGLSALHLAFLNGHLDVTKHLISQRAEVNREHKDGGTALHVAAQNGHLDVTKHLISQDAEVNREHEDGWTALHIAAENGHIDVIEHLISQGADVNKERKDGSTALHLAAQNGHLDVTKHLIIQGADVNKGQGAEVNREHKDGGTALHVAAHNSHIDVIEHLISQGADVNKERKDGSTALHLAAQNGHLDVTKHLIIQGADVNKGDDNVITALHLAAQNGHLDVTKLLISQGADVNKEHKDGGTALHVAAQNGHIDVIEHLISQQADVIKEQKVGLSALHLAAQNGHLDVTKLLISQGADVNKEHKDGSTALHLAAQNGHLDVTKHLIIQGADVNKGNDNGSTKLLLAALNGAEVNREQEDGWTALHVAAQNGNIDVIEHLISQGADVNKEQKDGWTALHVAAQNGHLDVTKNLIIQGAEANKGNNNNNTALYIATRNGHLDIIKHLISQGADVDKGNNIGRTALHIAAHEGHLDITKHLISQGADNGHLDATKHLISHGADVNKGDKTSRTPFHIAVYNGHFDIIKYLISQGGEVNRLNNTGWTALHYAARKGHVEIATYLITKGAYMSKREVTGQTALHIAAENGHIDITSYLISKGVEVNEAGKRDRTALHLTVQNGHLDVMKYLINQGADVNKGDNTGLTALHSAVEEGHLDVVRYLISHGADVNKGDRTDWSALHSAVNSGHIHIIKYLVSQGASLNKGDNTGWTALHIAALNGHHDITKCLISEGADVNIQHDTGRTALHFGCENGYLDITKYLIGQGAKVNRGDKTGLTALHLAAANGHLDVTMHLVNQRAEVNEEDNDGHTSLLFAVQNSHVEVIEYLIGQGAKADREIADGCAKVLSTVPDCRPNIGPVLLARGARLELDGIHGTTSRGLSLRFGYEQIAGILATCSPSEVSSLY